The genome window TCCTTTGCAGATGGGAAGTTTTCAGGCGGATGCACAGGGAAATTTCCGGGTAGAAGTCACCATCCCCAACCGTCAGGTCAAGGAAGAACCGCAAGCCATCCGCGCCACCGGAAGAGTGCCAGTTGGAGTTCCCATGATCTCCCGGGAAGCCCTGGTCACCTGGGAAAAAATTGTTGAAACTGTGTTTATGGCGCTGCTTGCCACTGCTTTTGGCACTTTATTAGCCATCCCAATCAGCTTCTTTGCCGCCCGCAACTTGATGTCGGATATAAAGAGTACGCTCAGCCATATTTCCCTTTCGCTGATTGGATGGCCTCTGGGTATCTGGCTGGGGATTAAGGCTAGTGACCTTCTCACGACCTTGTTATCGCCCCTCTTAAATACGTTTCTTCCCACGCTGGTGGGCGCAATCATCCTGCCGGTTTTGGGATTTTGGTTCGTAAGGTGGTTCCTTTCCATCCAGGATGATGATGCAGAGTCACAATTAAAAAAACGGCTCTCAAATCTACTCTACACATTGATCGCAGCCATCCTGGTACTTGCCTCGATTAAGTTCTTTGGAGATATTTTCCTTCAGGCTGGCCGTTACCTTACGCAAAATCAAGAGGCTCCGCTTTTCTTCATTCGAAAGTTTGTTTTCCAAGTGGGTGACATCGTGACCATGGTGTTACCCGCCCTTGCCGGCGTGATCGGCGGTGGGATTTTTGGCGGACTATTTGGTAATTTTGGTCAGACAATCAGCGACAGAATCGCTCCCGCAACTGGGAAAGTCATCAACCTGATCGTCACCCCGCTTGCCGGTGCTTTGGTAGCGGTTCTGACCATGCAGGGAATAGATTGGTTGTATCAGTTCAACAACCCGTCCATCACAGTCCACTGGCCCGCTGGGATTGGCGCGATCATCGGACTGGCCCTGGCAATCA of Anaerolineales bacterium contains these proteins:
- a CDS encoding ABC transporter permease subunit; this translates as MKNKSLLRSLFVGLLTLLVFITFAYGFSVTNINFEETRSERRVASLTRILRALAHPKILDYEFESVDVEIPFYLGCPEEGVTPHQVERSGAFILTSVACADPKETIIVEGYNFQENSSGPINFIGFSPDAPDGVPLQMGSFQADAQGNFRVEVTIPNRQVKEEPQAIRATGRVPVGVPMISREALVTWEKIVETVFMALLATAFGTLLAIPISFFAARNLMSDIKSTLSHISLSLIGWPLGIWLGIKASDLLTTLLSPLLNTFLPTLVGAIILPVLGFWFVRWFLSIQDDDAESQLKKRLSNLLYTLIAAILVLASIKFFGDIFLQAGRYLTQNQEAPLFFIRKFVFQVGDIVTMVLPALAGVIGGGIFGGLFGNFGQTISDRIAPATGKVINLIVTPLAGALVAVLTMQGIDWLYQFNNPSITVHWPAGIGAIIGLALAITASPKKSLPIGIIFYGIIRTILNGTRSIEALVMAIVFVAWVGLGPFAGALALGLHTIASLAKLYSEQVESIMSGPIEAIQATGANRLQTIIYAVVPQIVPPYISYTMYRWDINVRMSTIIGFVGGGGIGFILQQNINLLNYRAASVNMLAIAIVVSMMDYISSKIREKYV